GGATCCGGCTTGGTCTTCGGCTTCGTTCGCCAGTTCGACCGCGAGGTCGAAGTCAGGGTTGTTCCCGTCGTACGCGCGAATCGCCTGCGTCAGCGACTGTTCGGCCTGCTGTGTGTCCGCACCGCCGGCCGCTTCGATAGCCGCCTCGGCATTTTCGATGGCCGCGCGCGCTTCGGCGCTCTCGGTCGTGTAGTGGTGCGTCTCCCACGAGCCGATCTCGTTGCTCGCGCCGCCGTCGCGCGACTGCGAGAGTCCCATGAGGAGGAACGACTGCTCGTCCTCGTAGTCGTACTCCGTCACTTCCGGCACCGTGCCGGTGACTTTCACGTCGACTTCGCTGACGCCGTCGTTCGAGGAGACGGTCGCGCCGGTGAAGTTCTGCCCGTCGAACTCGTCGCTGCCGACCTTCGAACCGGTCTGGTCGTAGTACGTCACCGTCCACGTCACGTCGGTGAGATTCGTCTCGCCGGCGACCGACCACGTGTTCCACTGCGGGTTCTGGTACAACTGGCCGAGCGTCACCGTCGCACTGACCTGCTCTCCGACCTCACCCTCCGCCGGAACGTTCTCCTCGGCGACCGAGACGGCGGCCGCCGGAGCGGCGAACGCCGAGAGGAGGAGCGCACAGGCAACGAGCGCGGCGAGTTTAGAAGAGCGATTCCAGTTCGTCTTCGTCATCGTTTACCAGATTTTGGAGGTTGTTGTCGCTCTCGCGGTTTATCTCGTCGATGTTGTCCTGCGCCTCGATGGCGACCTGCTGGAGTTCCTTGATACGGGGGACGTTCGTCACGCCCGAAAGCAGGATGACGCTCGCGACGAAGCCACTCCCGGTGACGGGGTAGTCGCCGCCGCGAACCTCCATGCTCCCGGTCTGCTCCTCGAGCCACTTGCGGCCGCGCTCTATACCTTTCCGATTCAGGTGCTGCGGCGGACCAGCCATAACCAACAGCGCGCGCTCGGTTCCTTCGATCTCACAGGGGAGCGTCAGCCGTCCGAGCGCAGCCTTGCGGACGAGACTCGTGATACGGTTCGTCGTGTGGGCGGTGTCGAGCGTGTCGTCGTCGCCGCCGTTGCCGGTCAGCCGCGAGAGGAGTCCGCCGGACTGCTTCTCCTCGACGGATTCGGAGGCGTAGCCGACGGTGGAGACGCCGCCGCCGGAGAGCGTGTTGATGATCTCGGAGGAGTCGACGACGCTCTCGGCGACTTCCTGACCCGCTTGGACCTCGCCAGCGCCGAAGAGGATGCCGAAGCGGCGGACGATTTCGTCGTTTATCTCGTCGTAGCCGCCCTGGACCGATTCGCCGGTCTTGCGCCACGCGTCGTTGTCGAAGACGAGCAGATTGTCGACTTCGCGGACGAACGTCTGGAACGAGCGGGCGGCGTTGAGCGTGTAAATGCCGCCCTCGTCGCTACCCGGGAGGATGCCGAGACCGTAGACGGGTTCGGTGTAGATGCGCTTGAGATGTTTCGCGAGGACCGGCGCGCCGCCGCTGCCGGTGCCGCCGCCGAGACCCGAGACGACGAGGAACGCGTCGACTTCGTGGACCGGAATGCTGTCGATGGCGCCCTGCACCTCGTCAATGTCCTCCTCGGCGACTTCCGCGCCGAGTTCGTTGTCCGCGCCGACACCGTGACCTTTGACCCGCGACTGCCCGATGAGCACACGCTGATCCTTTGGGATGTTGCGCAGCCCCATCAGGTCCGCCTTCGCGGAGTTGACCGCGACCGCCGCCCGGACGATGTCACTGCCGTGTCGCTGGTCGTACTCGACGAATTTGTCGACGATCTTGCCACCGGCTTGCCCGAAGCCGATCATTGCCAGTTTCATGCTTTCGCTCCCCTCGTCATTGTGTGAAAGCCAGTACGAATGTCGATATAAGCCTTATGATGGTAGAAAGTCAGTAAACTGTGATTTTCAGGCATGTTACTCTCTGACGATCAGTCGACAGTAAGGAGTGCTTACGGACCACCTGAACGGCAGTCTCTCGGCCCCAGATCGTTAAAATCGGTGAATATCTCTCTCCACCGAGAACCCTCCGTCTCTCGGTGTTCTCGCCCGTCCAGAACGCGTAAAATATCGAAGGTAAGCCGAAGTTACTGGCCGCTCACCGGGATGACTCCCCGAGATACGCGTCGAGCGTCTTCAGGTCACGCTCGTCTCTACCGAACGCGCCGACGTCGTTGTCGCTTGTCGAGAGGTCAAACTGCAGGCCCCGGTACTGGTCTGCGCCCATCGGGAATCCGGGGATCTTGCCGCCGATGCTGAGACCGATGCCAGCGAGAGCCATCGGCACCGGGATGACGTTCACCGAGCGTCCGTTTGCACCGTGCACTTTCTTCGCTACTTCCGCGAGCGTCAATCTCTCGGGACCACCGATTTCGTAGATGTGGTCGTCGTGTTCGTCACTCTCGACGGCGTCGGCAAGCATCGGTACGATATCTCCGACCCATATCGGTTGGAACTTGGTTTTACCGCCGCCCGGAAGCGGCGTCAGGTACGGAGGCGAGACTTTTTTTGTGAACGGCAGGAACTCACCGCCGTCGCCGAAGATGACGGTGGGTCGGAACATCACCCAGTCGAGGTCCGAGCTCTTGACGACTTCTTCCGCCTGTCCCTTCGCTTGGAGGTACGCCGTCGGTGCGTTCGGGTCCGCGTGAATTCCGCTCATCTGGACGAGTTTCGGGACGCCGTGCGCTTCGGCGGCTTTCACGACGTTCTCGGTGCCACCGAGGTGGACCTCGAAGTGTCTCTCGTTGCCGCCCTTTGGCTTGAACAGCGGCGACAGCGCGACGAGATTGACCACGACGTCCTGTCCCTCGAACGCACCTTCGATGGAGTCGTAGGCGGTCACGTCGCCGCGGGCAGTTTCGACGCCCGGCGGCAGGTCGTCGTCCTCGGGACTCCTCGACAGCACGGTCACCTCGTGGCCGCGGTCGAGCAGTTCCGCCGCGAGGTGCGTTCCGACGAACCCCGTTCCGCCGACGACGAGCACGTTCATACGCATACTGTCGGACGGACTGAACGTAAAGCTACCGCGCGATTCGCTCGCAGCCGACCGTGCTACCCGGTCGAAGCAGCCGTTTCCGTGATGAGGTCGCGGACGTACTCCGCGCGGAGAGCTATCAACGCTTAAGCGCGGCCACCGACTCCACCCGGACATGCTCATTACGCTGGAGGGACTCGACGGCAGCGGGAAGACGACGGTGTGGGAGGCGCTACACGACTCGCACCCCGACGCCGTCTTCACCCGCGAACCGACGAACTCGTGGTACGGCGATGCGGTCAACCGCGCCATCGGCGACGACGACGCCGACCCGCTCGCCTCGCTGTTTCTGTTCACCGCCGACCACGCCGACCACCTATCGCGGGTGATTCGCCCCGCGCTAGCTGACGGCGAACTCGTTGTCTCCGACCGCTACTCCGACTCTCGGTACGCGTATCAGGCGGTCGAACTCCAGCGAACCGAGATAAACCGCCCGCTAGAGTACATCCGCGGCATCCACGCCGCCTTCACCCGACCGCCGGACGCGACCATCTACTTCGACGTCGACCCCGAGACAGCGGCGGCGCGAAGCGGCGCGACTAACAAGTTCGAGCAAGCCGAGTATCTTGCCTCGGTTCGGGCGAACTACGAGCGACTCGTCGACGCCGAACCGAACCGGTTCGTCCGCGTCGACGCGACGAAATCACCCGAGGAAGTCATCGACCGCGTCGAGGACGCCGTCGACCGACTCGTCGCCACTCACGACGACTGAGCGGGCGTGCACTTTGCACGATCGACGTGGGTTGCTCTGTCGGCGCGGCGTCAGGTTGATGTATCACGCTTCGGACGTTTCGGTAATGCCTTCCAGAATCGCTTCGCTCGCAGTTGTCTCCCTCCTTCTCCTCTCGGGCTGCGGCGGCATTCTCGGCGACGAATCGCCGACGCCGCCGAGCGAGAATCGGACGAACGACTCCGCTCGGTGGCTCGCGCCTGGACTGACGAGCGACGGCGTCGAGGACGCGGAGGCGCTCGCGTCGACGCACCGCCGATCCGTGGAGTCCCGGTCGCGGACGGCGGCGATGCGGACGCAGGTAACGGCCGCCGAAAACGGGAGTCTCCTCTCGAACCGTAGCTACGTCGTTCGGGTGGCGGACGACGGGCGACGACTCGCCGAGCAGACTGGCGACTCTCGTACGGACGACGAGTATCGTCCGCGCGTTTACTGGTACGACCCGAACGTGTCCGAGTACGCCGCGCGCAGCGGTGCGAACGACGGCGAGGTCAGCTACACCTACAGCCGAGAGACCAACGGAGAGCTGTTCTCGGACGGTACGTACGCGGACCGCCTGTACAGCCTCTTCACCGTGTTGAACGTCAGCGTCGCCCCCGAGACAGTCGACCGTTCCGTCCACCGGCTGGAAGCCTCGGAACGGAGCCTCCTTTTCGACGGGCGAGAGCTCCGAAACGTCACGCTCACGGCACGAGTCGACTACTCCGGCGTCGTCCGGTCGTACGAACTGCAGTACGAGACCGAACGAGGTGGAACGTCGGTGCGGATAACCGAGCGGGTGCGCATCACCGACCTCGGGTCGACGGAGGTGGAACGACCCGAGTGGGTCGAGACGGCGAGAAACGAGAGCGGCGGGTCGGCCGCCGCGTTAACGTAGCCGCGACGCCCTCAGCGGTATTGAGGACGCTGTACTCGGCGGATGTCGGAGACGCGGTACCGAACGAGTGTCGAGGGCACTGTACTCAGCGAGTGTCGGGGACGCTGTATTCGTCCGGCGACGGCATGTAGAGCACGTCGATGGTGAAGCCGAGCGCCAGCGGCATGCCGACGAGCAGGCCGAGTACGCCCATCTGGCCGAGTTCGATCGGAACGAGTTGGCCCGTGACCAGTGTCAGCGCCAGCAGCGCGAACGGGATGAGGACGACGGCGTAGAGCACCATCCCCCACTGCGTGTTCAGGCGCAAGCGGAGAAATCGCGTCATCACCGCTGCGACGAACGTGTGCGCGAGGAACGCAACCCCGAGTAGGACCAGACCGAGGACCGAGACCATACCCCGCCTACGGGGCGCGCGCTCTTTGGACTGTCGGAACGCGGCGTCTCCTCCGTCTCGCGTCGACGGCCATCGAGTCGACAGTCGTCCCCTCGTCCCGAACCGACTCACTTTATCACGAATAATCGCCCACACGTGTGTCATGCACCGACTCATCGACGAACGGTCCCTGTCGGAGTCGCCGTTCTCGCCCGACGACGCTCGAGCAGCCTACGTCGACCTGGTTCGGACACGGCGATTCGACGAGCGCGCGCTCGCGCTACAGCGGCGCGGCTGGATGAGCGGCTACCCGCCGTATCTCGGCCAGGAGGCGTCACAGGTCGGCGCGGCTCACGCAATGGCCGACGACGACTGGCTCTTCCCGACGTACCGCTCGAACGCCCTCCAGATCGCCCGCGGCGTCCCGATGAGCGACATCCTCCGCTATCGCCGCGGCTACCCCGAGTACCACTCCGACCATGACGTCCCCGTCTTTCCCCAAGCGGTTCCCATCGCCAGCCAGATTCCGCACGCCGTCGGCGCGGGGATGGCGCGCGACTACCGAGAGAACGACGAAGCGATGCTCGTCTGCTTCGGCGACGGCGCGACCAGCGAGGGCGACTTCCACGAGGCGCTGAACTTCGCGGGCGTCTTCGACGCGCCTGTCGTCTTCTTCTGCGAGAACAACGGCTGGGCAATCTCGCTGCCGCGGAAGCGACAGACCGCCAGCGAGTCGATAGCCGTCAAAGCCGAGGCGTACGGCATCGAGGGCGTGCAGGCCGACGGCAACGACCCGCTGGCCGTCCGCGACGCGGTCGAGCAGGGACTCGAAGCCGCCCGAGCCGGGACTCCCGTGCTGATAGAGAGCCTCACGTACCGCCGCGGCGCGCACACGACGGCCGACGATCCCTCCGTCTACCGCGACGACGACCCGGACCTCCCCGAGTGGCGGACCCGCGACCCGCTCGAGCGGTTCGAGGAGTTCCTCCGCGCTGAGGGCGTCGTCGACGACGCGTTCGTCGAAGAAGTGTACGAAAACGCGAACGAGGAACTGGCCGAGGCCGTTGAAACCGCTGAGTCCGGCCCGCGTACCGACCCGGACGAACTGTTCGACTTTGTCTACGAGGAGCTACCGCCGGAACTCGAAGCCCAGCGCGAGGCGATGCACGACTCCATCGCGAACCACGACCCGCAGGAACTCGACCGATAACGGGTCGACAGTTCGAAAACGGGTCACCGAATCGGAATCGACCGCGCCGCCGCGTCTCGCTGTTCGGCCTTCTTGACCAACCGTTCGATACGCGCCTCCAGCGGTGGATGCGTCGACAGCAGTCGGCCGAGTTGCGTGTCGTCCGCTGGCGCGGGGGTCGGCGTCGGCATTCCGAAAAACAGGCTCAACGGCGACTCGGTCGCCTGCTGCAGTCGGTGGAGCGCGCGAGCGAGCGACAGCGGTCGACCCGTCACCTCGACGGCCCGGTCGTCGGCGGCGAACTCCCGGCGTCGCGAGTACGCGCGGACGAACAGGGTGAGGCCCACGGCGACCAGCGTCACGACGCCTGCGGCGCCGTACTCGTCGTTCGAGAGCGGCGTCGCCGTCGGCGTCCCGCGCACCCACGCCGTCGCCCGGGCGACGCCTTCGAAAAACAGCGCGACCGGCAGGAGCGCCAGCGCGAGCACGCCGACGACGGTTCGAAGCGCGCTGATGGCGAACATCTGTACCAGACCGTCGTACCCCTCCAGGTGCGCGAGTTCGTGCGCCAGCAGCGCCTCGAACTCGTCGGCTGAGAGCATCCGAAACAGCGACCGGTCGACGACGACGATACCGTCTCTCGGACCGCCGAGCGCGAACGCGTTCGGCGCGGCGAGGCGGGCGACGTACACCGCCGGCGTCGCGATCTCCATTCGGTCGCAGAGCGCGTCGAGCCGGCGGTAGAGCGCCGGCGCGCGCTCGGGAGCGAGCGGCATCGCGTCGACGCTCGCCAGCAGTCTCGGAACTCCGAAGCGGTAGTTGGCCCACGCCGTCAGGAGCACGACGGCGGAGACGAGGGCGACGCTCACCGCCGGGTCAGGACGGACGGACCAGAGAAGGAGCAGAAACTGGTATGTCAGGAGGGCGAGCACCGCGTAGAACGCCAAGAGCGACAACCCGACTACGACCGCAAACGCGCGGAACAGAAGTCGCATGAGGAAACTACGTTTGGGCGGTTCAAACAGTTGTTGTCGGTGGCTCCCGATTCCGCTCAGTCGTCGAGCGAGATGTACGTCTTCGTGTCGGTGACGCCCTGAAGGCTCTGAACCTCCGACGAAGCGGTCTTGAGAACGTCGTACACCTCCTCGGCGTCCACCTCTACGATGAGGTCGTACGCGCCCGCGACGATGTGCGCCTCCGCCACTCGTTCGAGCTCTCGGATCGGCGCGACCAACTGCTCGGACTCTCCGGCCCCCGTCTTCACCATGATGAACGCGTGAACCATCGTGGTGTGTTACTCGGTAACGTGGCAAAAAGTTTCCCCCGGGTCACGTCGGCGAACGGGGGTAAGGTTATTCTCCCCCGCCGACGTACGCCGTTCCATGCGGTTCGTTATCATTGGTGCCGGTCGTGTCGGACTTCGAACGGCGCGCGTCCTCCGGGAGGAAGGCAACGACGTGACGCTCATCGAACAGGACGGAGATCAGGCCGAGCGCGCTCGCGCAAACGGTTTCGAGGTCGTCGAGGGTGACGGCTCTCGCGAGCCGATACTGGAGTCGGCAGGGGTCGACGAAGCCGACGCGCTCGGCGCGCTCACGAGCGACCTCAACGTCAACTTCGCCGCCTGCATGATCGGCAAGCACTACGGCTGTCGGACGGTGATGCGCATCGACGAGGACTACCGCGAGGAGATCTACCAGAAGTACGCCAAGGAGGTGGACGAGATCGTCTACCCCGAACGACTCGGCGCTATCGGCGCAAAGAACGCGCTGCTCGGCGGGTCGATTCGCGCCATCGCCGACATCGCCCAGAGCCTCCAGGTGCTTCTCATCACGATCACCGAGGAGTCGCCGATGAACGGCTACACGATAAGCGAGGTCGCGCTCCCGTCGGAGTCGCGCATCCTCGCGTTCGGCAAAGACGGCGCTTCAATGGGGATTCCGCTCCCCGACGACTCGCTGGAGACCGGCGACCGGGTGGCCGTGCTCGCGGACTTCTCGGTGCTTGACGAGGTGCGCCAACTGCTCGTCGGCGACAGTTCAATGGCCGCCGCCGTGGGGGGTGACTGAGAATGGTCACCGCCTACGTGATGGTGAAAGCCAACACCGGCGAGGCCGAGCGACTGCGCAACGAGATTTCGTCGCTCGACGGCGTCGTCGACGCCCACATCGTCGCCGGGGACGTCGACATCATCGCCAAGGTGACCGTCGACACGCCCGCGGAGGTCAAGAACATCTCCGCGACCGAGATACAGGGCATCGACGGGGTCGAGGACACC
This genomic stretch from Haloprofundus salilacus harbors:
- a CDS encoding tubulin/FtsZ family protein — its product is MKLAMIGFGQAGGKIVDKFVEYDQRHGSDIVRAAVAVNSAKADLMGLRNIPKDQRVLIGQSRVKGHGVGADNELGAEVAEEDIDEVQGAIDSIPVHEVDAFLVVSGLGGGTGSGGAPVLAKHLKRIYTEPVYGLGILPGSDEGGIYTLNAARSFQTFVREVDNLLVFDNDAWRKTGESVQGGYDEINDEIVRRFGILFGAGEVQAGQEVAESVVDSSEIINTLSGGGVSTVGYASESVEEKQSGGLLSRLTGNGGDDDTLDTAHTTNRITSLVRKAALGRLTLPCEIEGTERALLVMAGPPQHLNRKGIERGRKWLEEQTGSMEVRGGDYPVTGSGFVASVILLSGVTNVPRIKELQQVAIEAQDNIDEINRESDNNLQNLVNDDEDELESLF
- a CDS encoding complex I NDUFA9 subunit family protein, which codes for MNVLVVGGTGFVGTHLAAELLDRGHEVTVLSRSPEDDDLPPGVETARGDVTAYDSIEGAFEGQDVVVNLVALSPLFKPKGGNERHFEVHLGGTENVVKAAEAHGVPKLVQMSGIHADPNAPTAYLQAKGQAEEVVKSSDLDWVMFRPTVIFGDGGEFLPFTKKVSPPYLTPLPGGGKTKFQPIWVGDIVPMLADAVESDEHDDHIYEIGGPERLTLAEVAKKVHGANGRSVNVIPVPMALAGIGLSIGGKIPGFPMGADQYRGLQFDLSTSDNDVGAFGRDERDLKTLDAYLGESSR
- the tmk gene encoding dTMP kinase, whose translation is MLITLEGLDGSGKTTVWEALHDSHPDAVFTREPTNSWYGDAVNRAIGDDDADPLASLFLFTADHADHLSRVIRPALADGELVVSDRYSDSRYAYQAVELQRTEINRPLEYIRGIHAAFTRPPDATIYFDVDPETAAARSGATNKFEQAEYLASVRANYERLVDAEPNRFVRVDATKSPEEVIDRVEDAVDRLVATHDD
- a CDS encoding DUF7537 family lipoprotein, translated to MPSRIASLAVVSLLLLSGCGGILGDESPTPPSENRTNDSARWLAPGLTSDGVEDAEALASTHRRSVESRSRTAAMRTQVTAAENGSLLSNRSYVVRVADDGRRLAEQTGDSRTDDEYRPRVYWYDPNVSEYAARSGANDGEVSYTYSRETNGELFSDGTYADRLYSLFTVLNVSVAPETVDRSVHRLEASERSLLFDGRELRNVTLTARVDYSGVVRSYELQYETERGGTSVRITERVRITDLGSTEVERPEWVETARNESGGSAAALT
- a CDS encoding thiamine pyrophosphate-dependent dehydrogenase E1 component subunit alpha, which encodes MHRLIDERSLSESPFSPDDARAAYVDLVRTRRFDERALALQRRGWMSGYPPYLGQEASQVGAAHAMADDDWLFPTYRSNALQIARGVPMSDILRYRRGYPEYHSDHDVPVFPQAVPIASQIPHAVGAGMARDYRENDEAMLVCFGDGATSEGDFHEALNFAGVFDAPVVFFCENNGWAISLPRKRQTASESIAVKAEAYGIEGVQADGNDPLAVRDAVEQGLEAARAGTPVLIESLTYRRGAHTTADDPSVYRDDDPDLPEWRTRDPLERFEEFLRAEGVVDDAFVEEVYENANEELAEAVETAESGPRTDPDELFDFVYEELPPELEAQREAMHDSIANHDPQELDR
- a CDS encoding M48 family metallopeptidase, with translation MRLLFRAFAVVVGLSLLAFYAVLALLTYQFLLLLWSVRPDPAVSVALVSAVVLLTAWANYRFGVPRLLASVDAMPLAPERAPALYRRLDALCDRMEIATPAVYVARLAAPNAFALGGPRDGIVVVDRSLFRMLSADEFEALLAHELAHLEGYDGLVQMFAISALRTVVGVLALALLPVALFFEGVARATAWVRGTPTATPLSNDEYGAAGVVTLVAVGLTLFVRAYSRRREFAADDRAVEVTGRPLSLARALHRLQQATESPLSLFFGMPTPTPAPADDTQLGRLLSTHPPLEARIERLVKKAEQRDAAARSIPIR
- a CDS encoding Lrp/AsnC ligand binding domain-containing protein, coding for MVHAFIMVKTGAGESEQLVAPIRELERVAEAHIVAGAYDLIVEVDAEEVYDVLKTASSEVQSLQGVTDTKTYISLDD
- a CDS encoding potassium channel family protein — encoded protein: MRFVIIGAGRVGLRTARVLREEGNDVTLIEQDGDQAERARANGFEVVEGDGSREPILESAGVDEADALGALTSDLNVNFAACMIGKHYGCRTVMRIDEDYREEIYQKYAKEVDEIVYPERLGAIGAKNALLGGSIRAIADIAQSLQVLLITITEESPMNGYTISEVALPSESRILAFGKDGASMGIPLPDDSLETGDRVAVLADFSVLDEVRQLLVGDSSMAAAVGGD
- a CDS encoding Lrp/AsnC family transcriptional regulator; translation: MVTAYVMVKANTGEAERLRNEISSLDGVVDAHIVAGDVDIIAKVTVDTPAEVKNISATEIQGIDGVEDTQTYISMD